GGCACCCCGCCTTCTCCTCCTCAGAGCCCCAGCCAGCCACGGAGGCGTCGGAGTCGTCCAGAATCCCGGACTTGTCctcttcctgggggtggggggcaggccgCATCAGCAGGCCCCCAGCACTCAGGAGGCCGAGGGGCGGCGAGGGTGGGGCCGAACCTGCCATCACCCCacatgcccccctccccaccccgagcCTCTACCGGCTGGCGGCCAGTGGGCCTCAGTGAGCGACGGTGCCGCCAGCGCAGGAACAGGGGTGTGCCGAGCAGCAGGACGGGCACGGTGGCCAGGGCCAGGACCACCAGTGCGGACTGCACCACctcctgcggggggggggggcctccagTGAGGGTGCCCTCTGCGAGCCACGCGCCCGGCTCAGGGCCCCCGGAGCCCGCAGCCCATTCCGCCTCCCCCAGGGCCCCTCGCTaagccagggtcctgggggaggagcTGCCGGCCCCCAGGGCGCCACTCCCAAGGGGGGCTTCCCGCCGTCCCTCCACCTCCCCGGCTCACAGCCTCGGGCCTGCATCCCCGCTTCGCAGATGAGGATCCTGCCGCTCAGGTGAGGTGCCCGCCCCGGCCTACCTGCCCGGGGAAGAGGGGCTGGTTGGTGGGGCTGCGGGAGAAGAGGAACATGTTGATGAAGTGGATGAGGATGCTGGGGGCTGTCGCAGCGCCGGCAGCTGAGACGCGCAACCACTTGTAGATGACCAGGAAGACGAGGTAGCCGAAGAGCCCCAGCAGGAAGATCAGCTCGGGCAGCGTCTCCAGGAGCAGCCGGTGCCACTGGCCAAagtgcctgggggggggggcggtcaccAGGTCAGCCACCGGTCCGCCCTGGCCCCGCCTGGCCCggtgcccccaccctccccgggAGCCCAGGCCCTCACACGTGGTTGAAGACTCCCAGGACCACCCCGAAGGTCATGTGGGTGACCCCGAGGATGATGGACATCTTCATCTTGAAGGAGTTGAGGAAGCTCAGGTGGTTAACGGCCAGGCTCCAGACCTGGGGTGGCAGGAGGGACGGGTGTCATGCAGGGGCCTCCCTGCCCACATCCCTCTCGGCAGCCCCTCTGCCCCCGGGGGGGTCCGCTGCGGGGCGGCAGAAGGGAACGGTGGAGTGCCCACACAGGCCAGGCAACCGGGGCCCAAaccccagctcctccccaccagctgcccctgcccctgtgaCCTCCTGTGCCTCTGCGTCCTCGTCGGTGAAACGGGAGCAGCGCTAACGTGGACCTCGCGGCACAGCCACCAGGATGGTACCACGTCCTGGCGCACGGACAGGACACAACAGTGCCCAGTCCGGCGGGCTCCGAGCAAGCCACGCTGCCCTCGCCGCCACGTGCTCCTCTCTGCTCTGAAGGGGCTGCTGCAAGGTGGGCCCCTCGTCCTTGCAGACCCCGCACCTCCCGCACCCACCACCAGGCCAGGCCCTCGGGAGGGGCTCGCAGATGTGGCGGAAGGAGGGCGAGGGTGCGGGCTAGCATCAGGGTCGAGGCTGGGTCAGGGTTAGCGCAGGAGCCCCGGCCCGGCCCTCCCACCTGCCCGCGCCCCCCCACAGCAAGTGGCCGGGACTCACGGGGTCAATGCCGAAGGGATAGGGTCCCAGGAAGACACCGCTGACTGCGGGGTCCAGGGTGAGCAGCGGGTGCTCGGCCAGGAACGCGTCGCTGTGGCAACAAGGGCGGGCGGTCAGGGGCTGCCGGGGGCCGCGGGGACCGTGGGGGCTGCGGGGGCCGCGGCCGGGCCTCACCTCCAGCCGGACTGGGTGGCCATGGCCGCCACGCTCCAGCCCGAGGGGAAGATGGTGGTGGCGCGGCTGAAGCACTCGTTGTAGATGAAGCCGGTGTAGATGGAGAACAGCCCCATGAGCAGCAGCAAGTAGCGGCCGCTGAAGAAGGTCCGCCAGatctgggggcgggggcgccaTGAGGGGTGGCCCcggccctccccccccaccccgcgccccgcccccccctcaCCTCGTTCTGCGCCGCCTTCACGGCCGGCCGGTTCTCGGCGAGCACCATGGCCAGGGCGAAGAGGAACATGAGCAGCCCATGGCCCACGTCCCCGAACATCACGgcgaagaggaaggggaaggtgaTGATGGTGTAGGGCGCTGCGGGCAGAGGGGCCAGGTGGTCAGGGGCACGTGCGCAGCTGGGACCCAGGGAAACGTGGAGGGGCTGCTGGCGAGGCAGGGACGCCAGACCGCGtgtcctggctgtgtgaccacgGGCTAGTGACTCAGCCTCTCTGaacctcggtttccccatctgtacaccGGAGGCAGCAGCACTCCGACTTCGCAGGGCTCGGTCTGCGAGTCTATCCAGGGGCGGGATTGGCGGGCCGCAGCACTCGGTGCAAACCAGCTCCCGCCGGGGTTATTGCCAGAGCCGTAAGCAGAAGCTCAGAAGGGACCGAGAGCCCGTGGCCATCCTGACGGGCACGTGGCAAGTCCCAGAAGGCCGAGCTGGTCACGTCACCTCTGAGGTCTCGCTTTCCCTTCAGTAAAATGGGCCAAATCCCTAACGGGAGTTACAGGACTGGAGTGCGCGTCCCTGTTCCGAGCTGAGTCGTGTCCCTCCCGAGAAGAGGAGCTGGAGTCCTAGCCCCTCAGAAGGCGACCCGAATGTGGAGGCGGGATCTTCACAGATGTGAAGGTCCCCAGACCCATTCAGTGGGAGGCCACCGCCATTTCAGCAGGAAGCTGGCCGTCTCCCGGCCCAGAGCAGAGGCCCCCCTGGAGCCGTCTCCCCTGAAGGAAGCACCTGACGCCGGGATCTCGGACTTCCGGCCTCCGGACCAGGAGACGAGAGACACCTGGAAGGGCCCCcatctgtggtgctttgttacagcagcccgagCCACCTCCTACCTCCCAGGGTGAACGCCCCAAGGCCTGGTGGCTGATCATCAGCCCCACAAACCGTGGCTATCTGGTGATCAGGCTTGTTCTAACTGGACGGGCCTCTGCTAACACAGAGGAACCACGAGCATGTGACACGGGATGCGGGCCCCAGCTCAAGCTCCGCGACGCAGATCCTGCAGGGATGGCAGGCCCCAAAGGACTGCACGTGACCCCGGTCATCGTTCACTTGGCCTCACGGTCCATCCTCGTGTCCTGCCTGTCCCGCGCTGGGGGGCCGTGTGCCCTGCCTCTAGCCCACCGGCTCACGCCGGACCCTTCCCTGGCCTATGACTCCGAAAATGGGCCCCACCACGGCTCACCTCCCACACCCATTCTCTGGGCTGAGACCCACTGCGGTCCCCACCCAGTGACATGGGGGGCGTGCTGGGCCACTGACCACACTGCAGCAGCCTGGAGGCAGCAGAACTGGGCAGGTGACAGGCAGATGCCAcggccccctgcctgccccccaactccccacccctcAGCTGCTTCCCTACTGGTTTCTCCCAGCAGCACCTCTCTTCATAGGCCACTTGCGCCAGACTCCCCCCCCTCAGGGCCCGCTTCTGGGAGAACCCGACAGCACCCAAGTCAAACTTCTTAAACACACAGTGGGGCCGGACGAAGCAGCTCAGCAGGCTGACTGTGGCCTCGTGGACTGCTGATCTGCAATCTGTCAGCCTTCTCAGCCTGCTCTGAAGGCCGAactcttattcccattttatagatgtggaaacggaggctcagagaaacTTAAGAAATGGGCCAGGGTAAGCGAGTCAGACCTCAAACTTGAGCCCTTCATGCTGCAAAGCCTGTTCTTTGCACAACCTTGTGCTGGATCCCTTGCAAGCTTGACTGGGCGGGGGGGCGGTTGCTGGGGGTAAACATAAAGCTTGCACGatgcctccccctgctccccaacATGATGGGAGTGTGCTTCTCATCTTAAGGGGGCAGGACAGGCCCAGTGTGGAGATGCCGCCCTCCCGGGCTGGGGGCTCCCCGGCTCTCACCCGGGTTGACCTCCTGGTAGCGGCCCACGCCGTAGGCGTCCACGATGCCTTGGAAGCTGGCCGTGAAGCGGTTGGTACGGATGAGTGTGGGGGGCATGTCCCGGCAGGGGATGCGGTGAACCACGGCGCTCACACCCGCCTCACTCTGGGGCACCCGAGGGGCAGACAGACACATGAGACTGAAGGCGGGAGGCCTTCAGGGACCCTCTGACACCCCCCAGCCAGACCCAGCTGGAGATGTGGGGCTCACCGCGCAGGCACCCGGGAGATCTGGgacagcccctcccctctcccctctctgtgaAATAGGACCAGCAGCCCCACCTGCCCCAATTCAGGGTGACTTAGGGAGAGCCCGAGATCAGCTGGACCAGAATTCGCTTGGGAAACAGGAGGATGCTGCTTATCCAGgtggcccaggagagggaggcCCCTTGCCACGTGTGAGCACCTACTAGGGATGTGCAGCCTGCCGGTAGGCACGCTATGCGACCCCTAGAGGGCCATcacacccatttcacagatgagtagCCTGAGGCTCCCTCCAGTGGCTCAAGATCTCGGGGGCCAGTGCCTGTTGAGCCGGCCTCCCGGGTGCTCTGGCCCCTCCCCGGGCTTCCGACAGCAGGAGCGGGAGGGCTTGGGCCAGGTCCTCAGGGCAGACTCCCTGAAGGACGGGGAGCCCGGGAACAGGCAGCGTGCTGGAAGAAGGGGAGCGCGGGAGggccccctccaggcccccccccccccgcactcaCCGAGCTGCCCTGCAGCACCTGCTGAAGGGTGGGCAGGTCGCTGGAGGCGCACCAGCCCTCGGCGATGAGGCACTTGTGCGTGGCACTCACGCTGCACTGGTTGAGCACCAGGTACACGGCCTTCATCTTGCGGATCTGCACCTGCCAGGGCGGCAGCAGCTGCTGCACCCGGCCCAGCACCTGGCTCAGGAAGCGCTCCGTCTCCCCCAGGACCTGAGGCCAGAGCCGGGGGTGAGCGAGGGCGGGGTGCGGCCAGGGGCCGGCGGGGCGTCCAGCAGGGGCCGCGAGCGGGCGCCCACCTCCTGCAGCTCGAGGCTCTGTTGCTGCAGCTGCTGCAGGGCCCCGAGGCGGCCCTCCTCCTGCTCCACGAACGGGAACACGTGGCAGTGGAagctggcgggggagggggcggcatgagtggggggcgggcagggggcccTGGTTGTGCAGGGCGGCGgacgggccggggggggggggcaccaggGTCATCACCAGTCCGTGATCTTGCGGATCTTCTGCCCAATCTGCTGGCCCCAGTAGGAGATGACGAAGGTCATCCACGTGGCAGGCTCACCCTGCGGGAGGGGGCCCGCTTTACCGGGAggcccgccgccccccgccgccgccgccccccgcccgggcCTCCCCGGCCCTCACCGTCACCGGGTCCTCCAGCTGCTGCTCCGTCTCCCTGAAGCTGGCGATGAGGAAGCCCCGGCAGGCCCTCCAGAGCAGGCGCTCCAGGGCGGCGGCCTTGGTGGGCTTCACAGCCCCTGCCACGAAGCTGCGGGGCCCGGCCACCCTGCTCAGGACGGCCAAGCAGGCACACCCGCCCTGCTCCCCGGGAGGAGGCCGGGCCAGAAGAGGGGAAACTCCCACGAGCGAGGGAGATTCTGGGCCtgaaggaggaggctgggggcagtctgagggtggaggaggagagcaCTGGACGAGGAGTCGGACAGGAAAGAGCTTGAAGCGCCCCTTACTTACTTGACTCTCAGGTCCTGGTGGGACCCCCCCgggggctggagcagggggcTTCTTTCCAAGAGCCCATCCGTGGGGGCGGCTGCCAACTGCGGGCCAAGAGGCACCGTGAGCCCCGCGCGCCCACGTGGGGGCCTggcaccccctgccctcccatccCGGGGCTGGCGCTGACCGGGAGGTGGTGGCCCTGGCCCAGCACGGCGGAATGCAGCTGCAGCTGGTGCAGCTGGGCCCGCAAGGACTGCTGGTTGCCCCGCACGTCCCGGAGCTCCCGGGCCAGGCGATCCGTCTCCTCCTGGATGCGCAGCAGGTCACGGGGTGGGGGTGCCAGCAGTCTCCCCTCGGGTGGGGGCAGCACCAGCCCAGCCCGCCGCACCTCCTCTTGCAGGAACGCTGGGTGCAGAGCAATGGGCATCAGGGGAGGCCATTCGGGGGCCCGCACCAGCTCATGGCCGCTGTTGGCCAAGGCCCACCTAATGTCTAGGGGGTCCCAAACACTGCCCCAAACTCACCTGGCTGCTGAGTCCAAGACCCCCAGAAAAACCCCAGGCCAAACCTCTAGCCCCAAAGGTCCGCTCTCCTCCTCGTgagctctccctccctgctctcccttgGCCACTGCCCCGCTCAGGGCCTGGGTCCCACAGTGGTGTTCCAGGCAGGCTGGCCAGAGCACTGGGGGGCCTGGGACAAGAGCGTGCACGGAGGCGCACATACCACCTGCCTGATGACTTAAAAGCTATCCGTCAAGCTAACCAACCATTAAACGAATATGCTCTATTCTCCCCTCTCATAGGCTCCTCCTGGGAGGGGCTGCCAGAGTGCAGGGCAAGGGCCCCTCTTGCCTGGGTTGAAGAAGCGGCTCCTTGGGCCACCTGACCCTGGATACcggcctctgcccaccccagtCCATCTGTAGCAGAGAAAGCTCTGTccatgcctctcccctgcttaGAAACCACAGTGCTTCCCAGCATCCACTGGATGAATTCCTAGGTCCTCATGCAATATTTGAGGCCTCTTCCAAGTGAGCCCCATTCTCAAGAGCACCCCACGGACCCCAGCTGCCCTGTCCTGGCTCTGCAGGGCCTGGCCTGGACCTCCCTTCTGTCTTCCACCTGGGGGGCCAGGACTCTTCCTTTCAGGCCAAGCTCGACtggcacctcctccaggaagcctgcctgggATGTGGGCCTGAGGCCAACTCACTGAAGGTTTTCTCCAGCTCTTCACAGCGCCGAACATCCCCCACGAAGCGTCTCTGGAAGGCGCTCACCGAGGCATTGAGCTGTGGTTGCCGCACAGAGGGGTCAGATttctggggagggggccagggaggTCCCACCCAGGGGCCCGGGCTTGGCTCTCTGCGGGCCATAGCTGCCTCCCCCCAGAAAGGTGCCGAACATGCCCTGAACCTCCAGACGCCCAGCTGGAGACAGACCAGGCTTTGCGTGCTCTGGGGAGGGTGCGACAGGGCCCCGGAGGCAAGGTGGCCTCGGCCGGAAGGCTGGCCTTTCAGAGAGCCGCGTACCCGGGGCAGGGGCTGCCGGCATTCGAGCAAGGGCCACTCTGGGGAGGAGGTGGTATACCACGCAGGGGGCGTCAGGACGAGCCCCCTCCCGCGCCTGGCCGGCCCCACTCACGTCTCTGAACTCCGCGAGACCCAGCTCGCCAAGCTGGCTCACGCAGGTGTAGGCAGCAGgtgtgggcagga
Above is a genomic segment from Halichoerus grypus chromosome 11, mHalGry1.hap1.1, whole genome shotgun sequence containing:
- the TCIRG1 gene encoding V-type proton ATPase 116 kDa subunit a 3 codes for the protein MGSMFRGEEVALVQLFLPTPAAYTCVSQLGELGLAEFRDLNASVSAFQRRFVGDVRRCEELEKTFTFLQEEVRRAGLVLPPPEGRLLAPPPRDLLRIQEETDRLARELRDVRGNQQSLRAQLHQLQLHSAVLGQGHHLPLAAAPTDGLLERSPLLQPPGGSHQDLRVNFVAGAVKPTKAAALERLLWRACRGFLIASFRETEQQLEDPVTGEPATWMTFVISYWGQQIGQKIRKITDCFHCHVFPFVEQEEGRLGALQQLQQQSLELQEVLGETERFLSQVLGRVQQLLPPWQVQIRKMKAVYLVLNQCSVSATHKCLIAEGWCASSDLPTLQQVLQGSSSEAGVSAVVHRIPCRDMPPTLIRTNRFTASFQGIVDAYGVGRYQEVNPAPYTIITFPFLFAVMFGDVGHGLLMFLFALAMVLAENRPAVKAAQNEIWRTFFSGRYLLLLMGLFSIYTGFIYNECFSRATTIFPSGWSVAAMATQSGWSDAFLAEHPLLTLDPAVSGVFLGPYPFGIDPVWSLAVNHLSFLNSFKMKMSIILGVTHMTFGVVLGVFNHVHFGQWHRLLLETLPELIFLLGLFGYLVFLVIYKWLRVSAAGAATAPSILIHFINMFLFSRSPTNQPLFPGQEVVQSALVVLALATVPVLLLGTPLFLRWRHRRSLRPTGRQPEEDKSGILDDSDASVAGWGSEEEKAGCPGNGEEAEFVLSEVLMHQAIHTIEFCLGCISNTASYLRLWALSLAHAQLSEVLWAMVMRVGLRMGRELGVAAVVLVPVFAAFAVLTVAILLVMEGLSAFLHALRLHWVEFQNKFYSGSGYKLSPFTFAEED